From Channa argus isolate prfri chromosome 18, Channa argus male v1.0, whole genome shotgun sequence, the proteins below share one genomic window:
- the ark2ca gene encoding E3 ubiquitin-protein ligase ARK2C isoform X1 — MSVCPKRGHPRPGLERIGRTWCQSRSDWLARCACAGSAACPFECAADWRGSFPWTICLAGCPHNKEGPRMVLVHVGYLVLPVFGSVRNRGAHFTRHQHSHATSCRHFHLGAPQVPISAEFPIGHASQPPQTGLATHLPPAHHPPLTALPTPPQFQDVPGPPFLPQALHQQYLIQQQLIEAQHRRILPHSRRTQERIPLTPHRLRSGYEYSPPLHVPQPMTQQPRYLAEGTDWDLSVDAGLPHHQYQLQQLPQHYQHYLASPRMHHFPRNTSSAQVVVHEIRNYPYPQLHLLALQSLNPSRHATAVRESYEELLQLEDRLGSVSRGAVQTTIERFTFPHKYKKRKPLQLKIGEEEEETDVDEKCTICLSMLEDGEDVRRLPCMHLFHQGCVDQWLATSRKCPICRVDIETQLNPDS, encoded by the exons ATGTCAGTCTGTCCAAAGCGCGGACATCCCCGCCCAGGGCTCGAGCGGATTGGTAGAACTTGGTGCCAAAGTCGCAGTGATTGGTTGGCCCGGTGTGCGTGCGCAGGCAGCGCCGCCTGTCCGTTTGAATGTGCTGCGGACTGGAGGGGCTCATTTCCATGGACCATCTGTCTCGCTGGCTGCCCACACAACAAAGAAGGACCCAGGATGGTGTTAGTACATGTTGGATATCTGGTTCTCCCCGTCTTCGGCTCAGTTAGAAATAGAG GAGCACACTTCACTAGGCATCAGCACAGTCATGCTACCTCCTGCCGACACTTTCACCTGGGTGCTCCCCAGGTGCCCATCTCAGCCGAGTTCCCTATAGGACACGCCAGCCAGCCTCCGCAGACAGGACTAGCCACCCACCTGCCCCCAGCACACCATCCACCCCTCACTGCCCTGCCTACACCTCCTCAGTTCCAGGATGTGCCAGGGCCTCCATTCCTACCTCAGGCCTTACACCAGCAATACCTCATCCAGCAGCAGCTTATTGAAGCGCAGCACCGCAGGATCCTCCCACACTCCAG AAGAACCCAGGAACGTATTCCCCTGACCCCTCATCGCCTGCGCTCGGGCTATGAGTACTCCCCTCCTCTCCACGTTCCCCAGCCAATGACACAACAGCCGCGATACCTGGCCGAAGGCACCGACTG GGATCTCAGCGTAGATGCCGGCCTTCCACACCACCAGTACCAGCTCCAACAGCTTCCACAGCACTATCAGCATTACCTGGCCTCCCCTCGAATGCACCATTTCCCTAGGAACACATCCTCTGCACAAGTG GTTGTGCATGAAATCAGAAACTACCCATACCCCCAGCTGCACCTGTTAGCACTGCAGAGTCTTAACCCTTCGAGGCACGCTACTGCTGTGCGAGAAAGTTATGAG GAGTTGTTGCAGCTGGAGGACCGGCTGGGAAGTGTTAGCAGAGGAGCTGTTCAGACAACAATAGAGAGGTTCACCTTTCCACACAAATACAAGAAG AGAAAGCCCCTCCAGCTGAAGATtggtgaggaggaagaggaaacagaTGTGGATGAGAAATGTACCATCTGTTTGTCAATGCTGGAGGACGGAGAGGATGTCAG GAGATTGCCCTGCATGCACCTCTTCCACCAGGGCTGCGTGGACCAGTGGCTGGCCACCAGCAGGAAGTGTCCAATCTGTCGAGTTGACATCGAAACACAGCTGAACCCTGACAGCTGA
- the ark2ca gene encoding E3 ubiquitin-protein ligase ARK2C isoform X2, translating into MASGREGHRVQSVRAHFTRHQHSHATSCRHFHLGAPQVPISAEFPIGHASQPPQTGLATHLPPAHHPPLTALPTPPQFQDVPGPPFLPQALHQQYLIQQQLIEAQHRRILPHSRRTQERIPLTPHRLRSGYEYSPPLHVPQPMTQQPRYLAEGTDWDLSVDAGLPHHQYQLQQLPQHYQHYLASPRMHHFPRNTSSAQVVVHEIRNYPYPQLHLLALQSLNPSRHATAVRESYEELLQLEDRLGSVSRGAVQTTIERFTFPHKYKKRKPLQLKIGEEEEETDVDEKCTICLSMLEDGEDVRRLPCMHLFHQGCVDQWLATSRKCPICRVDIETQLNPDS; encoded by the exons ATGGCGAGTGGACGGGAAGGCCACCGGGTGCAATCTGTCA GAGCACACTTCACTAGGCATCAGCACAGTCATGCTACCTCCTGCCGACACTTTCACCTGGGTGCTCCCCAGGTGCCCATCTCAGCCGAGTTCCCTATAGGACACGCCAGCCAGCCTCCGCAGACAGGACTAGCCACCCACCTGCCCCCAGCACACCATCCACCCCTCACTGCCCTGCCTACACCTCCTCAGTTCCAGGATGTGCCAGGGCCTCCATTCCTACCTCAGGCCTTACACCAGCAATACCTCATCCAGCAGCAGCTTATTGAAGCGCAGCACCGCAGGATCCTCCCACACTCCAG AAGAACCCAGGAACGTATTCCCCTGACCCCTCATCGCCTGCGCTCGGGCTATGAGTACTCCCCTCCTCTCCACGTTCCCCAGCCAATGACACAACAGCCGCGATACCTGGCCGAAGGCACCGACTG GGATCTCAGCGTAGATGCCGGCCTTCCACACCACCAGTACCAGCTCCAACAGCTTCCACAGCACTATCAGCATTACCTGGCCTCCCCTCGAATGCACCATTTCCCTAGGAACACATCCTCTGCACAAGTG GTTGTGCATGAAATCAGAAACTACCCATACCCCCAGCTGCACCTGTTAGCACTGCAGAGTCTTAACCCTTCGAGGCACGCTACTGCTGTGCGAGAAAGTTATGAG GAGTTGTTGCAGCTGGAGGACCGGCTGGGAAGTGTTAGCAGAGGAGCTGTTCAGACAACAATAGAGAGGTTCACCTTTCCACACAAATACAAGAAG AGAAAGCCCCTCCAGCTGAAGATtggtgaggaggaagaggaaacagaTGTGGATGAGAAATGTACCATCTGTTTGTCAATGCTGGAGGACGGAGAGGATGTCAG GAGATTGCCCTGCATGCACCTCTTCCACCAGGGCTGCGTGGACCAGTGGCTGGCCACCAGCAGGAAGTGTCCAATCTGTCGAGTTGACATCGAAACACAGCTGAACCCTGACAGCTGA